The stretch of DNA GCCCGTCGGTTTCCCCTCCCGTTCTTCACCGGCGTTCACGACGACGTTCTCGATCCGTAGCTCTCCCATCCCGTCGATTATCTCCGGCTCCGCGCCCTCGGCCTCTACTTTCAGGAAATCCACACCATCTACGTTCGACCGCTCGATATAGTCCTCAAGCGTGTGAACCGGTACGTGGTCGCCGGCGCTTCCCGACCCGGTATCGGGATCCAAGAACCCGTCGTCACCACCCCCGTCCCCGTACCGTATCTCCAGTTCGTCCTCCTCGTTCCAGAGCCCGCGATTGACCAGTTCTACGTTGTCGAACCTCTCCAAGTTTCGCTCCGCGATGGCGTGATTTCTCGGGCTCGGCTCGAACGCGATGACCCGCTCGGCCAACTTGGCGTACATCGCCGTATGCTTCCCGTGATAAACGCCGGTCTCGACGACGACGTCCGAAGGACCCGGCGCGACGTCCACGACTGAATCGGTATATATGTATTTGTCCCTGTAACCGAGACCGACCGTCGTTAGCTTGTAACCGGCCGAGAGTGGCGGTATGGACGGATTGTACAGCGTATATCTCTTCAGTAGTCGATCGATCGTAGCGCCGGCCCGTCCTCGTACTGCGCTGAGAAACGGTGGCAGTCCGGCTTCTCTGTAGGCTTCGAACGCGTTCGTTACCGATTCGGAGATCCTCGCAAGCATATCGTCCCCTGGTTCCTCTATCGCAAAACCGTTGCCGAATACTGGTATCAAACCGATCTGCTAGGGTTCGACGGAGGGCATTCAAACCGGTTCTGCGTTTCTCATGCGCGGCACCGGATTCGAACAACGCCCGAGAACCCGCTCGCTTCGCTCGCGGAACCTCAGTCTAACTCATATCCCCATACGATTGCTACCGCTCGCTATTTTGCTTGCGGCAGCAATGCGCGGGACCGGATTCGAACCGGCGGACCCCTACGGGACAGCGTCCTAAGCGCTGCGCCTTTGGCCTAGCTCGGCAACCCGCGCGCGATACTCGCTTTCCACGAACGGACCAAAAACCCGTCGCTGTCGTCTCGACCGGGACGGGGCGCTACTGCTCCAGCGTCTCGCTCAGTTCGTCGATCGTCCCGACGGTGAGGTC from Halalkalicoccus subterraneus encodes:
- a CDS encoding FkbM family methyltransferase — encoded protein: MLARISESVTNAFEAYREAGLPPFLSAVRGRAGATIDRLLKRYTLYNPSIPPLSAGYKLTTVGLGYRDKYIYTDSVVDVAPGPSDVVVETGVYHGKHTAMYAKLAERVIAFEPSPRNHAIAERNLERFDNVELVNRGLWNEEDELEIRYGDGGGDDGFLDPDTGSGSAGDHVPVHTLEDYIERSNVDGVDFLKVEAEGAEPEIIDGMGELRIENVVVNAGEEREGKPTGREVTELLQPKGYTLVGMKRGHILFFTLKPVPHAAFRNEFN